GTGTCGCTGTCTCTGCAGTCGAAACCATTGACCGTAACGCATTAATGTCCTGTGGCCGCCAAAATCGAACCCTGCTCCAAAAGTTTTACGTTCCGGCAATCGGTTTGTGGCTTGCCCGCTCGACTGGCTCCAACTGGCTAACTGGTTGGTTGAGCTTGCATATTTTATGGCCCAAAGTCCAAGTTTAATTGGAACAATACCAATAAATGCCAAATGCAGAGAGCCAAAAAGTTTGATGTGCATTGACCgggattcggattcggattcggattcggagGAGCCCCAGCGACCGCAAGGCTAACAACGGCTTTTGGCTGCAAGTTTGTGGTCTCACAgagggggcagggggtggCGGGTAGCCAACGGCTGTCGTAGACAACGAGCAGAAACCAGTTAACAATTCAATGAGCGCAATTACGGCGCACGGGGCGCACGGGGCGCCCTGAGGGGCACGTTGCCAGGACAGCGATTAGAGGACGCGTTCAAATTAAACGTTTACAACATATTGTTGTTGCCCAGCCGGCCGTTGGCCATTGCCCGTTGCCCGTTGTCCCCGTTGGGGAAATGGTTGGAAAAAAGCACCGTCTCTTGGCCATAAATGCTGGGCCGCCCAAAATGGTTGCCTGCATAATTTATGCGCACAATTCGTCGCTGCATTCGAATGATGCTCCACTCCTGGCTCCACTCCTGGCTACACTCCTggttgggggggggggtgtcCGTCCGTTTAATTAAAAGGCATTTTATTGACTGAAAGACGGCGTGTGGGTTGCCAGCAAATTGATTTAGCTGATTTGGCATTTTCCATTCAATTCTGTCAATAGGAAATTAAAGGCGGTGGCAATCAAGTGAATCCTTAAAGTTTTCCTAGCCATAAAGAACTCCCTGGTGCGACCCTCTGGGCCACCGCAAAGGAATACCAAATTGAATAAATAGTATAATCTCCCAGAGAGTAACTCAATATCCTGCGGCCGACTCCTTTTGGCACTCAATAAATGTTATCCAAGGGCTCAAATGTCAGTCACATATTCCCTCAATCATCAGAAggactcctcctcctcccccctCTGGGGCCATTTCCCCAAGGGTCTCCTCTCCCGACTGCAACACGGTCCCCCCCGGAAAAGGGGCTGGAAAACATGGGCACAAAGTCCAATTTGTTTGTAATGGCATTACTTTGTTTGCGAAACAAATTTTGTATGCATAGCGAGTCCTTGTCCGCGTCGTATCCTCGTTCTTGGGGCTTCTGGGGGGTCTTGGTGCCGTGCAACAAACGATGCAAGAACCCCACTCGCAACTGCCGCGGGTGGCACACTACAAAAATACTAgtagaaaaatggcaaataaaATATATGCATGTGTATATTTCTAAAATCGTTGTACCATAAAATTTCCCCAATGGACGTGGCCGGGagaggagtggagtggagcggAGTCGAGTCTTCTCCGGTGCTGCCTTTTCGCTGTTTAATTTTACAATTGTCCTTTTTCTTTTCTATTCCTGACCAGGGAATCGGCgaggaggagagagagagatctgaGAGTGTGCCTGGGAATGGTTGTTCGGGGAATGTTCGGGGTTTATCTATGCGCATCCGTTCCGTATGCGGTCTTCTGATTTATGCTTCTTTCTTTCTGTGGGCCagcatttgttttgttttcggTAAACACAGGGAAAAAGCTGCGTGGAAAACCGCTTTTGGGGGTAGAAGCAGTCCAACTGGGTTTCCTTCCTTATTTGGTTAATGGAACTGTCATACGAATTAGATCGGAAGTGCGGGATAGGTGTGGCTTTAAGGATGGAATTTCCAATTTCTCTGGAGTCTACTATGCAATGTTTTAAGATTTGGTTAGAACCGGTTTCGGATTAGACTAAAGACTATCTATCAGTGTCTTTATCAATCCATCTATCTATCGAATCTATCGCTCTATCGTACTTTAATGAAGTCACTTATTTCGTGAGGCTTTTACACAGAGTACAAGTGCTTTGCTTTATTCGTTTAGCTGTTGCTTTGCTCCCACTGTATCTATTGTCAATCTATGTGTTCTTTAAAGAGGTTACTTGTTCCCTGAGTCTCTTAAGCATAGTCAGAACAATCCCAGCCCGATATTCCCTACGGAAAAGGCGTACCCAGGATTTCGCGATAGAGGACCAATTTTTTTCCATGCGTAATTTTTATGCGTAAGATGataattatttatatatttaggGATTGGGGGAAAAGGATTGGAAAAATGATATCAAATAAATTGAGAAAAAACtaattattttttaaatattcaaCAAAAATTAAGGCAAAATTTTGTTTCTACTAATAAGCATACCCCCCCTTACTGGTTACGCCCTTGGATTAAAGCCAGTGCTTAAGTAAATCCCTTTAATTGTCCTCTACAGATGTATAAGACTTATAGTTTGTATACTTATACTATAGagacatacatatacatatactccCACGCACGGCAGCAGCCTATGCAGCCgctatctctctttctctcgtcTTCAGCTCGCGCCTAACGTTCGCTCTTTCGCTTTCGTTATCGCTCGCTCGATCTGTCGCGCTTTGGTTAAGCTTCGATTGCTTCGGCTTTGGCTTCGGCCCGTCAGCCCTCCGCTGGCGCTTAAGTATTGCATCGTCGTGAGAATCCGACACCGTCATCCGACGTTCGTCTTCCATCCGACACCACTGACGCATCGTTCTCTCTTTCGTTATCTCTTCCCCGAACCATTGCATCGACTAACCTAACAATCGTCGAATTTTACtaccatacatacatatatctacaCAGTATATACTGTAGCTCAACGAACCCCCATTAAGACCAAAATACAGCACTCGAATGTTAAATGTGAAAACATTATTCCGTGTATTAAAGACTTCTCAATAAAATAGAACTTCTCGCCACTTAGTCGTGGCTATTAAAGCATTTCCTGAACAAATCTTAAATCAGAATCGCAGATGTTTTCGTCCCGTTTCTTCTAGGCATCTGGTGGACACGAATGCTGTGGTATTTTTATCATTTTGCTCAGAATAATGCCAGATTTTCTGGCCAGGACCTGGGCCGTGTATATTATATCCGAGGCGGGCAGACGAATGCGGGTCTGGATGACGGCCCAATCTGAAAGGTAGAACCTTTGCCATAACTATGGCCATAGAAATTGCTATTATGGGACTTACGAAAGCTGAAAAGGTTGTTGGAATCGAAGCACATGTAGCGTATGGCAAAGTTGTCATAGTCCGTGTCCAGTACGTTGATCTGAATGCCTTCGGGAAAGGCTAGACGGAAGAATTCTGGCATTATTGGGGACTGCTTAAGGTTGGGGCTTTTCCTTACCAGTATTTGTGGTTATTAGATCGTATTTCCCGTGAGATGGGTCCACATTTCTAATCTCCTCGACTTTGATCTTCAGTGTGTCGGTCCTGTGGAAGAGATTTTAGAGTAGTTTTTGGTTTGCTTTTCATTGGCTTACTTGGTGCTCAGCTCTGAACGTTTAATCCAGAATTTGTCCTCTTCCTTCTTGAACTCCACCGTCTGGCATTTGGGCACACGTTTCGAGAAAGTCGGATACACGGAATACGTATACCATTTGCccagaaagcgatccatgtcCAGGTCCCCCACAGCCGTTATATTCGAGGGACAAGGACCCTCAAGGGCGATCAAGGCCAGGGCGGGGGGTATGTAAATGAGTACAATGATGGGAAAGCTGTTTAAAGATATTTTTAAGGCTATTTATAGGGAGCTCTATGGTGGATACTCACACGAAGAGCTGTGGCGTGATCATGATGCAGAGGTTGCTATCGGAATGAATTGGAATTAAAAGAAATGGAGGGTCTAGACTGAATGGATTAACCATGGATTGATCGGAAATAAAGGCTTTTTCATGGTCACAAACGTGGTACAGGGGCTATCCGCTTCAACACCCATCTAAAGCCTTCTACAGAGTCTTTTCCATAACCGAAACTATGTTTTTTATTCCATGCATTAACGAATAATATATCATACTACATTTGATAACATTTCTCTATCCATCTACGTATGTACAGGGTTCAAAATTTAGTAAATTTAGGAGCTCAGAAAGTTCATAAAGATGTTGTAGAGACGCAAGTAGAAGCGTCGCAGCCATTCTCATGCCTTGTCGATGGCATTGGGCAGCACAGTGCCGACAAACTCATCGACGGCATCCTCTGTGAGATCCTCGACGCCGAAGTCCGTGCCGTTTGCAGCTAGTTTGGGGCACTTGCTCTGAATGGTGTCGATGAGGAAGGATTGGTTGATTTTATTGTCCTCCAAGATCTTTTTGGCCGACGCAATGGTCTCCGCCGAGGGCTCACGTTCGCGGGTTAAGATCCAAACGAGCTCTGAAAGTGGGATAGATAGATATTTGTAAAAGGTAGCGGGTGTGCACATGCCACTGGCATAATAATTTTCCAGTAGACTTCCTCGTGTACTCACTGATATTAGCCAGAGATGTCACGCTAGTGCAGCTGTAGACAACGGAGTACGACTCGTAGTCGGTGCCCAGAACCAGGTAGTTGGGTTTCGACGTTTGCTCtacaaatttggacacaaGCAATAGATATTCAGTAGATCAATGAGGAAGAGACATCACTTACGGCCGGGGAAAAAGGCCACAGCCAGCCGGGCGGGGCCTATGACCTTGGCTGTTCCGCTTATGTTCGAGGGGTTGCCAGTTCTGCATAGTTTACACATAATTAGACATGTTTAGGTGTAGATATTTCCCCCCCACTCACATTCGATTGATTCCCCCATTCACCACAGACAGCGTGGCATTGTCGATGATCTCGTAGTCGGCGTAGATGCACTTCTTGCCGATTTCGAATGCAAATGGATACTTGCTGTGCTCGTACCAGATCCCCAAGTACCGCGTATAGTAGGAAGAGTATTAAGAGCTTTTCGACTGAAACTGTATTATATATTAATCTCTATAGGAATTGTTTTTATCACAACAGCTGGCGGCTTGCgggtgtttgtgtttgtgtttgtcaAGTGGTTTTAGGTATAAACTAATCAATATATTTGTTTATCTTATCTTTTTTTCAGGGGGTTCTTAAGGGGCCCTCAAAACtactttttaatgaaattttaattaatttctgTTTGTGTTTTTCTTCAACATTCCAAACCCATCACATCACTAGAAGAATATAGCACGTTCTCTGGCGGAATATACTATATACTATACTGTATTTTTTTTAGAATTTTCCTGGTCCCTTTCTTTGCCCTTGGGCGGAAAGTTTTACTATATTTTCTGTGGTCTTTGGATGGAAATTTAATataaaatgcaataaaagtgCAATGTTTACGTACTTTTGTTATCAGATTCTCTAAAAAACATAATCTTTAAGATTCATTCATCCAAGTTATCCATTTCTTTGCTCTTTTCCATAGTCTTCCCCCCAAAATCCACCATCTACGAATCCTATCCCatcttttcccgcctctcagaTCAGCTGTTCCCCTAAGAAAGCTTTTAGTCCCCCGCCTATCCCCAGAGCGATCTGCAAGGCTAATCATATTACAAAATACATTTTTCGCATCTCTTGCTTTAAATTGTATAGCACCTTTGATGACCTACAAATCAAACataaaagcaaaacaaaacactcaCCGAATCCACATCGAAAGTGTCCATTATTTTGACCTCCGGACACTGTCCGGGAAAGGGCACCTGCGAGTGAACCAGCCAAACTCCATTGCCGGCCAGCAGCCCCACAAGCAGCAAGAAATTCAAGCTGCAAGCGTGATTAAGCGGAATGTAAAGAGCCGTAAGAGCCGTAGGCAAACAATCAAGAGACTTACCCCGACCGATGATGAATCATTTTAGAGATTTGTAGATGTGCTGCTGGACTGTAAGCTGAGCGCCAAACGATTTCTGTTCTACTTCTGGCTTAGAACTGGGGCTCGACTGCAGCTGCAATACACCTTTATATGCCTTTACATGCGTGCGGGGCGAGCTTTTCGCTCTGGCCGGACGGAGCGAGGAGAGGAACGGAGAGCTTTTCCGATTGCGCCGACGCTGCCTGACAATGTAAACAAAAGTGAAATGCAGACGATCTGAATAGAGAGCGGCGTCTGTCCACATGTGTGTCTCGTTACACTCTCTGGGCGCCGTGGGCGGAATTGTGATTGCAATATTTACATCATTTAATGGCAAACTATATGGTACTTTTTGTGCGATTGTTCTCTATAGATAAGGGCTTCCGTGTAGCCACCGCGCAGCAGCTTGCATATCAATTGTGGGCGATCAACTGAAGTAGTTCAATGTCCTGAAAATGGTAGATGGGTGATGCATGTGCACATATATGCACATATAGGTATGTCAGCTATGCATGATAGATactatatatacacatatgtactCACATATATATCATTCTGTGCATATAAAATGCCAGTTTTTGTGCCTTTTTAAAAGTTTTTTTGTAAAATATGAAAGGTAGCTACTGGTGGATGGCTACTGTGGTGTTTCCCagcctccccccccccccccccccccccccccccccccccccccccccccccccaccacccttATATGCGTCATCAAATTCCCAAAATCATAGCCAGTGGTGCAGCCGGCGCAGCCCAATGCAAATCATCTCTCTTTTTCACTCTCTGCACTGCCCACTGTACATACAAGCATACATATACACCATTCAACCCATATGCTCGTATGCTTTTgcacggcagcggcagcggccgTTCTTTCGCCTCTCTATCGCGCCCTCTTCGTTCCTGCTGCAGTTCTCTCGCGCTCAATTTATTTTTCGGGCTCGGCTTAGCTGCAGCTCCGAGCTGCTCTCACGCTCTCTTTCTATCGCTATCTCGCGCTCTCTTCTACGATTTGCAGCATAGGGCCGTCAGACTTGCAATTCGGCTTCAGCAGATCGTCCTCTTATATACTTTCGCAATCATATAACCATAAATTGTGCATTCTTATACTATATCGAAACCTCAGGGTCTTTTTCAACAAGGTCAGTCGTTGAAATAGATGACCATAGATATTCTCTCGTGATCTGTGCAGAAGGTGGAGAGCACTTAAGCCTATAATGGTACACTTGCGGAACGAATCGCTACTTATCGCTGCTTCGAATAGGCGGATGGATTAGCCACTACTTTATTTACTCTATTTATTGTTGGCTAATTAATAACTATAAAATATAGCTTTAgaatattaaatattattgAAGATTCAAGGTCTTTCAGAAGATCTTCATGATCTGGGGGTGTTTTTTTCAATATAACTCGCGGATATGTGATTTACTAGTACTAAAATCCTACTAATTTCGAATTACTCCCAATATTTACCAGCTCCATTGCTCATTTCAGCGTTTATTCTAAACGAAACAGAATTCAAATACAGACAAACTTCCATCTACATAGCGAATCTCAAGGGGATCATTTTATGGGAAATTCGAAGTATAGAATTAATTTTTGCCGAATATAGCATTGCAGTGTTCTGGAAATATTTTGTGTTATATTTTATCCATAAACATCTCAAATAAAGACCTGGAAATTCGTAAATCACCATTTGAAAAGTTCACAGTTGAAGTGATTGGCATGTATCATGTTCACGACTTCGATATCCTGCTTGATCAGGGCATTCTGAGCGGCCAAAACGAACTTTCCTGGTGGCCTACAATGTCTGGTCATTATCCAGGCGCCCACTTTCGAGTTTGGGACAATATTATATGGGATATATAAAGGTCTTATCACATGTACTCACGGTAATGCTGGTTCCTTCTGTGGCTGTTGCAGGTGACCATGACCACATAGGAGTCATAGTCCAGGGCCAGGGGGTACATTGTAAAGCGATGCGGTCGAGTAGCTGCCAACAGAATGGGTAATCTGTAGTCTTTTGTATAGATATCCGATTTGTGGACTTACGAATGGTTTTGTGGTGAGGCGGATTGTCATAGGCTGTACAGGGAAATTGTGGAGTatttgttattatttattattcccCTGGTTAATATTTTTTAAACACTCACAGCTATTGCGTCGCTTGACTTCGATGCCGCCGGTGTTTTCATGGTATCTTATAACACTCGAACGGGTCATTACTTGTTTATCGTGACTTGGAAATGTAATGTTTATATAAAGAACCATTTATGGATCATGTGTTGGCTTACTCGTTATCCAGCAGTAGCTCGAATTCATAGAAACGACCCTTGTGGCTTTGGTAGAGAAAGTGCTGGCACTCCAGCATGGGTTCATCGTCGAATGGATAGAAGGATTGCACATACCAAACGCCCAGGAACTTGTGGAACAAAGAGACTCGTCTCAACGTTAAGGAGAACCAAAGGACCCTCTTACCTTTTGGAGATCGAAGTTTTTGACGGGACTCAGGCGAGGACACTGTCCTGGGTACAGTTCCAGGCCTTTCGCACTCTCCCAAAGATATAAGAGGAAAATTAATACTATAATTCTTCTTTTCAGATTCATTCTTTAACCACGTCTAACGAAATCTGAAGCCAAACTACAAGTAAGTCTAGAAATCTATTAATTACCATAATATTTGGATTATTTCTGCCTGATTTTGCCTTACAAAATATTCCTCCCACACCAGCGAAAGCTTCTGCTCGCCTGTGGATTGCATTCGTGGCGCCCTCCCTGGACAGAATCCACCCGCATAGATGCTGGCGCCATCTGTTGAGTGCTTTGTCTCTGTGCATTTTTTTGGGGGTGCTTGGGTTCTTTCGAGCCAAAGAGATGAATCTGGTCAGCAAAACCCGTTGACAGTGGCGAGATTTCTGCGGTTTTTCTCTTTGGGAGCTGCAGAGAAGACGAGAAATGCCATTCTCCCATATATTATTCAATTAATTAAATGTAAACCacaaattgagttaaatgTGCAAAAATGGCCGCAGGACAAACGCTGAAGTGGAGAGCTATGAAGTGGACAGACAGGTAGTCCCAGATGATGTATGTTTTTGCCTTTTGGGAGGTGGGTTCGAAGAGTTCTGAATCGCATGGATTGTGTGTCCCAGGAAACTCTTGGATCCCCTTTCGTGGATGACTAGCGCAGATTTTGAATGGCCAGCCAACTATTCGCAAAAGCGAATTCATAGCGCATTCCCCTGCCTTTTGGGGTCGTGGAATGAAAGGATTGGGGTTGGACGGGTGGTGGCTTGCTTGTTGCATGCTGCGCGTGTagtaattaaatttaaaatatgtACACATTTACCGGACATCTGAGCTTAAAAACAGGTGCAATGTCTGTGGGTGGGAGGAGTGCTGGGGATAATTTGATCAAAGGCAACCATAAGCCGGCAGCTGGTAGCCTGATACGCTGATACCCAGATACCCTGATACCCTGAGCCTCGTCGGTTATTACAGGCCATCAGTGCAGCCCCCCAGACAGAGGCGTCGCCCAGAGGAGGCCTTAAAGGATACAGCCAGATGATCCTACATTCACTTAAATGTGTTTAAATGTGACAAGTATGGACGGGCCTATGTCCCCCCTGTGGCCCTGCCACTGTTGCGCGTAACCGCATCCGAAAAGATTGACATGGGAGATGAGAGCGTGACTCaaaatgtatgtatttttGGATGGAAGAGACCATAATCCTTGGAGGTATTTCCTGGATTTATTTGGTGTGTGAGATCGAAGGCTAGAGATTCGGTGAAAGGGCAACATTCCACTTGTTTGGGGACCCATTCACGACTCCTCCAGCATCTGGGGGCCCCTCACGAGGGGCTTGTGTCACGGCCGCATATCCATAAAAGTCCCTGCACACAATTCAATCATTTTGCGATTTTAAGTGCTCGAATATTTTGCGGTTATCCATCCGCCTCGCTTTATGGGCATTTTGTTGAATGTAATTTGATTTAAACAGAATTCGGTTCTATATAAAAATCACAAAATATCAGAGTGCACTGCATCCTGGCCACAGGACACAGGACAGcacgtgtgcgtgtgtgtgtgtgtgtgtggctatTTAATTAAGTGGCTACCTTTAAAACCTGCCACCAAAATTGAATTAATTCCGATTATTGTTGCAGTTCCATTGGGCACAGCTGGGGGTCTGTTTGGGGGTCTGCCTGCAATCAACAGATGACATAAAAAAGGACTACAGAGCCGGAGGGGGTGATAACACTAAACTGTCGGTTAAATAACATCCGAGAGCCAcagtggcagcagcggcaggcgCCACTTGCAACATCAAGTGGGTGGCGACACACTCCGACGACCTTTAACCCCAAGCGAGCTCGTGGGAGTGGAGATATAGGATGGTTGGACTGGCAGCAGGGGGGCAGGGGGTCCAGAGAATGCGTGGGAATCGCAAAACATGACGCAGTTTCTGCTCGTCTTTGCCTTTGTTCCAGtcgcctgtgcctgtgcccgtTTTTGCATGCCATTCTCCCAGGATATTAAGAACGGTTTCGTTTCTCTTCTTTTACATGGAAAAACAGCCATGCATCAGGGGGAGTGGGGAGGAGGATGCGGCAGCACGGAGAGACCTACAATCTACGAGAGATATAGCTAAAGGAATGTACATCATGGGATCCCTTGGTACACAAAATATCTGAGATAATTTGGGACTAAGGGAGTTATTGTTTGGCGAATAAAAGTGCACAAGTTCTGTAGATGAACCCAATTTAAATTAAACTGCTGGGAGCAGAAGTTTCTAATAGCTCTGAAGATATTTCCTGGAATCTCTTTTAATCGAATTTTCTTAAATTATTTGTTGTCGCGCTCCTCTCACACATATATGTGTAACTCTCCTACTGCTCATGTATATTGTTCcttaaaatatatgtattttttgatAGGAGTGCGAGTTGCCATAATCCCTAGTGGATTTTCCTTGATTTTTTTCGGGCATATTTGCTCAAATATTGTGTCTATATTCAAGCATTCAATCTTTGGCCTTTGCTTACCCTCAGTCCCAATCGTCGTCGAACGAGCTACCATCTATACTCCTCCCGAGATGTCCCCAACCAATAGCACCAATAGTAGAGGTAGAAGGCCTATAAGAAGGCCTCACTGTAGAGTAGATGGCTTTCTCGGCAATAGAAAGACATGATGTCAGAAAGAAGATATAGGAAAGGATGAGAGGACCTAAAGGAGACGAGAGAATGCTGATAGGCTATCAGCAGCAGGCGAAAGAGAGGGCTGGACCTCCAATGGATACTTGATTTCTGACTCCCAAATAATCGTAGAACGGTTCAACATTCATCGACTTCTTTTTCGAAAAATACAATACGTATACAAAACGAAGAACTAAAGGAAATAAAGGGTACTCTACCGctattatatatacatacataactaACGTGGACCATCGTATTGGCAGTGGGAACTGTCATTCTATGCCTTCGGTACCTTCTGACACTCTACAATATCCGTAGTTCTCGGCCAGCTCTTCTAACTCTGTAGTATAAAACATCATATAATAGAACTCTAAATTGCAATCTAACAACGAAGACATCTCTTTGGTAAATCTAGAGTCCGAGTCTCCGAAAAGGCTCGGCGCAAAACATTCCATTATAAATCATTCCTCGAAGGTCTAGGTCTGGGTACTAATACTCTAGGCACCCCGCAAACCTCTTAGAATTGTAAGGCAACACATATTAACCCTAACCAAACCCATATTAGCCCTTACCGATACTAACCCTAACCGATCCCGATACTATACTGCGATAAGTTTTATGCGATACTATtctgcgatattatactgcgataagtcGGAGGAGGATTTAAACGATCGACAAGAAGAGAGAAAAGACGTGAAATAAATAAgttaataaaaattaaacgAAGATCTGCGCCACAGAATTAATAGTTGTATATTTCTTCTAAactaataaataaataaataaatcattCAAGAATCTTTAAACAACTTTTTTGCATAGATCATAGATATCAGATCAaaacatttaaaaaaataaacatagcaTTCAATGAATGGACTTTTAAGTATTATTATCGCCATTGCCTTCAAATAAACATAAACATTCCCTTATGCTGATATTTCATTTCGTACACCCGTCTCGTCTTGGCTTCTCATGAAATTTCTCAAATTTCAAAGCTGTTCCAGCAGACACTCAATGGAGAGGGAtagagagaaagggagagcTTTCATTGAGCTTTGGGATCCGAATTCCAAGAATATCGAGATTGAAAGACAGTCTTGAATTGTAAGCAAAGCTTGAAGGAGTGATAGAAATCTTTTGCTCAGAGATTTCGTACCTATTTTAATTCGAATCAATCGGTATTGTAAGTATTTTCGTATCTCCAAATGAAGTATCTTTTAGCCCAACTATTGACTGCCAAAAACACCAATTAGTATGCATCGGAAATAGTTCTTTCATCCTCAAAAACTTATCCACATTTTGGATCTTAAATCCACCATAAAAACTCTTACAATCACCTGCCACATGATAAAAGTCATAGCCAAAGTTTTCTTCTATATTCTTTTTGATATTTGCAATCTTCgacaaatttatttatttagcaCATTGTTTTTCGCTTTCTctccgtacccgtacccgtacccgtccCCGTAACCGTCCCTCCCTGCTCTTGGCATCAGTTGGGGAAAGAACAATAACCACTTGGGGCAGACAACAAAGGGAgacggaggcggaggcggagacggagacggagacttGAAGCTCGAAAAGTATTTTGATTTGTGAAATGCTCGTAAGTATTGTCGTTTTTCGGTTCTGGCCCTGACGCTGGTAGCAATTTCTTAAATTTTTTATAGCGCATAACCTGTCTGGCACACATGTGcaatcccccccccccccctttctCTGTGCATCATGCCCCCCACCCACAAGCGGGTTTCCTGTACGGCTCAAAGTTACAGGAGAAGAAGACGTTGGGGCCTTGTTGGCAACGCTTATTGCATTATCCTCGGCTAGAGACAGACTGGGAGCCAGCCAGAGTCGTGTGCGTGCCCAGAGACTCGTGGATGGTGGGGGGATTGGATAGGGCAGGGCACCGGGAAGATATATCCGCGCCAACTGCCGCAGCTGATGCCACTTTTGGCTCGTGGCAGCCGCGAGCTGtttgcctgtttgttgttatGC
The sequence above is a segment of the Drosophila miranda strain MSH22 chromosome 4, D.miranda_PacBio2.1, whole genome shotgun sequence genome. Coding sequences within it:
- the LOC108161572 gene encoding lopap, yielding MITPQLFVFPIIVLIYIPPALALIALEGPCPSNITAVGDLDMDRFLGKWYTYSVYPTFSKRVPKCQTVEFKKEEDKFWIKRSELSTKTDTLKIKVEEIRNVDPSHGKYDLITTNTAFPEGIQINVLDTDYDNFAIRYMCFDSNNLFSFHWAVIQTRIRLPASDIIYTAQVLARKSGIILSKMIKIPQHSCPPDA
- the LOC108164318 gene encoding apolipoprotein D, which translates into the protein MIHHRSGLNFLLLVGLLAGNGVWLVHSQVPFPGQCPEVKIMDTFDVDSYLGIWYEHSKYPFAFEIGKKCIYADYEIIDNATLSVVNGGINRITGNPSNISGTAKVIGPARLAVAFFPGQQTSKPNYLVLGTDYESYSVVYSCTSVTSLANIKLVWILTREREPSAETIASAKKILEDNKINQSFLIDTIQSKCPKLAANGTDFGVEDLTEDAVDEFVGTVLPNAIDKA
- the LOC108161544 gene encoding apolipoprotein D-like isoform X2, with the translated sequence MNLKRRIIVLIFLLYLWESAKGLELYPGQCPRLSPVKNFDLQKFLGVWYVQSFYPFDDEPMLECQHFLYQSHKGRFYEFELLLDNDHDKQVMTRSSVIRYHENTGGIEVKRRNSSYDNPPHHKTIPTRPHRFTMYPLALDYDSYVVMVTCNSHRRNQHYLGAWIMTRHCRPPGKFVLAAQNALIKQDIEVVNMIHANHFNCELFK
- the LOC108161544 gene encoding apolipoprotein D-like isoform X1, which produces MNLKRRIIVLIFLLYLWESAKGLELYPGQCPRLSPVKNFDLQKFLGVWYVQSFYPFDDEPMLECQHFLYQSHKGRFYEFELLLDNDHDKQVMTRSSVIRYHENTGGIEVKRRNSSYDNPPHHKTIPTRPHRFTMYPLALDYDSYVVMVTCNSHRRNQHYLGAWIMTRHCRPPGKFVLAAQNALIKQDIEVVNMIHANHFNCELFKW